In the Silvanigrella aquatica genome, CCGTTAGAAATATATTGAACAGCCAATTGTAAATAATTTTTTTCTTTTCCATCGGAAAGCATTTTTACGGCTTGTGGAAATAAAGACCAATTTAACGAAAAGACTTCATCAAATGCCTTTATTTCATTTGGAAGTGAAGCCTTTAATGAGGCTTTCCATTCCAATAAATAACGAATAGAAAAAGTCTTTGAAATATTTGAATCAAATGACGCATGACGCTTTAAAGGATATATTTTTAAAAAATCTTCCAGTGAGTTTTTTGCAATCGAAAGAGAGGGGATTTCGCTCCCTTGTGTTGCAAAATAAACCTGCGCACCTCCGTTTGTAGAACGAATTTTTGCAAAAAAAAGTACTTTTATTTTCATATATCCTCAAATCATCATCATTTTTATTTAGAAAAAATATTATTAGGCAAAATAGCTTCTTTAAAATTCATCTTCGAAAGCCAATCATTATCAAGCATTTTTGTCATATAATTACGAATGCCATCGGGCAAAATAACGACAATTTTAGATCCTTGCGGAATATCTTTAAGAACTTCTGCCACTCCCATTAAAGCCGATCCCGAACTCCCGCCACACAATAAACCTTCCTCACGAATCGCACGTCTCGCCCATTTGAAACTGGGCTCATCCGTTGTTTTAACCCATTTGTCTATCAAATTGCAGTCTAAAGCTTTTGGAAAAAAGTCATACCCAATGCCCTCCACTTGATAAGTAGAAACATCTGTTCCACCCCCCAAAATGCTCCCCACGGGATCACAACCTATTATTTTGCAACTTGGTTTTAATTCTTTAAATTTCTTTGCAATTCCTGAAATTGTGCCACCTGTTCCCGCTCCCGCTACAAGATAATCTGGAACCATTCCCAAATCATCAATAATTTCTTGAGCTGTAAAATTATAATGAGCGGCGCAATTGGAAGGATTCGCGTATTGATCAAGCACATGGGCATTAGGAAGTTCTTTCGCCAACTTATTTGCCACTGAGATATGACTTTCAGGAGCATCATAAGCCGCTTCTGTCGGAGTTCGAATGATTTCAGCTCCCAAAGCAGCTAAAACCACTTGCTTTTCTTTGCTCATTTTCTCTGGCAAGGTGATAATCACACGATAACCTAGCACAGCTCCCGCCAGAGCAATTCCAATTCCCGTATTGCCACTGGTGGGCTCAATCAAAATATCACCAGGCTTAATACGACCCGATTTTTGAGCATCAATAACCATTTGATAACCAATACGATCTTTAACTGAACCGCCCGGATTCATAAATTCACACTTCGCAAACACCTCAACGCCAGGCTTTTGAAATAAGCGGTTTAATTTTACCAAAGGGGTTTTACCGATGGACTCTAATATATTTTTTATTTGCATTTGACTACCTTCCCATGCGACAAACAGGCCGTCGCTTCTTATTTTAGGAAACACTTCTAACTCAAAAAGGGTTACTATGTCCAAGCAAAACAACAACCATAAATTGCTTAATCTAAATGTTGCAAAAGGACTTCGTCTGCGTTTTGCAGATGATGGAAATACCTATGCTTCCATATCAAGCTCATCAGGAGAATTTTATATGGCTCCTGAAGTTCTTTCGCTGTTGTGTTTACTTGGTAATAAAAATCTAAAATACACCTTAAAGGAAATTCCCGGATTATTAAAGAAACAATTTCAAAATATTTCATCAAACTTGCCAAACGAAGCAGAATGTTCAGCATTAATAGAAGATCTCATCGGTGCTGGCATTTTATTATTAGAGACAAATCAAACAAGTAAACACATGCAGTCCGATGGTTTTGGTGATCCCTGGGCGCAATGGACCATGCTAGCCGATGAATTTCGCTCTCAAGCTTATTTTAAAGCTTTAAAAAAACACATAAATAATAATTCCATTGTGTTAGATGTAGGCTCAGGAACAGGTTTTCTTTCTGCCATTTCATTACACTTAGGTGCCAAAAAAGTCGTTGCCATTGAAGAAACAAATACAGCAAATTGTATTAAACCTATATTAAATCAATTAAAGTTAAATACATCAAATAAAAGCTTTATTTTACATAATATGAATAGTTTTGATGTCACATTAAATGATGAAATAACAACAATAGTAAGCGAGTTATTTGGCAACGATCCCTTCCAAGAAGGTGTTCTTCCTACATTACGAGAAATAGGTTCGCGTTTATTTGATAAAAAAATAAATTATATCCCTCAAAGTGTTGCCGTATTTTTTGATATTATTGATTTATTAAATCATCCTGCACTGCATAGAATAAAAGCTTTTCAACAGTTTCAAAACAAAAATTTTTATAAAGAAGAATTTCTCACTGAATTTTTATGCGCAGCTGGAAAAACTCTTGACTTAAATGAAATTTCTTTTTCTTTGCCCTTAAATAAAAATGACTTTATTGCCGCAACAAAATCAACAGAAATTGGAAGCACGAGGCTCGATCCTCCGCCTACATTTTCAAAGGACTTAAATAAGCATCCCTTTTATGGAAAAAAAACGATTAAAATCAATCACGATTGTCAAAATGCCCTTGCCCTCATTTGGTTTCGTGCCGAATTAACAAAAGATGTTACCATTTCTTCACTCATTTCCGAACAGGACGCCTGCGCCCACTGGAGTCCCATTGCGATTCCTTTAAAAAAGACTTTAATGAAAAATGATATCATAGAAATTCATCATGAACTTAATGATACTGAAAACTATATCCATTGCAAAATCTTCCACAACAACGAAAAAATAGGTTCCCGATGAATCAACATATTGAAGAAAATTTAGAAAGAAAAATTAAAAAAAATATTTATGGCAAAGCTCAAAGTGTTAAAATCACTTTTCCTGCAGGACTGGGCTCCACTGCCTTAAAAGAAATAGAATCCATATTAAATAATTTATGGTTTCCTCAAAAATTTCAAAGTCATTGCCAATTATTAAAAAATGAAATTCAAATAGATAAAATACATATGTCAGCTATTTCAGAACTATTAATACGCTGCCAATGCATATCAGATATAAAACTTATTCTGTTAGAAGAAAAAGCACTTGGAAAAGAAGCATTTGAAAAACAATGCCGCTCTTTAAATTGGAATATGTTCCTTCAAAAAGAGATGTCGCTAAAAATTAAAGTGAATTCCGTTGCCAGCAAAGCTTTTCATGAAACAGGTTTAAAAGAAATCCTTGCCAATATTTTAAACAACCATGTCTCTGAAATTGTCAGCGGTGAAAACACGACAGAAACCACATCTCTTAATGCCGATTTATATAAAGACACATTAACTTTAAGTATTTCACTTGCAGGTGATTCCCTTTACAAGCGCGGTTACCGTGGTACCTTAAGCGCCAGCGCACCTTTGCGAGAAGATGCCGCGGCTTGTTGCATCCAAAAATCAATTATGTTTGCCCAAAGCAAAAATTCAAACTTCAATATGAATACCATACTCATTCCTTTTTCTGGAACAGGAACCTTTGCCTTTGAATATCTACAATGGCATTATAAATTTGTACCCGGATTATTTGAAAGAATATATGCTCTACAAAAAATGCCTTTATTTCGTCAAGAAAGCTTTAATTTTTTATTAAAAAAAGCAAAAGAAAATTGTTTATTTAAAACTAAAGATGAAAATAACTCAGAGAACTTAAATTCAGAAAATTTAAAAATCATCTGTATTGACAATTCTAGTAACGCGAATACAGCACTCGTAGAAAATTTAAATATTTTTGAAAAGAAAATTCATAATAATGATTTTATTTTTCCAGCTGAAATCTTTGAAAAGAATGCTGTCATAAATGAAAACTTCTTAAAATTAGATATAGATTCATTCCTTTCCCATAAAAATTACGGCCCTATTTTTCTTCCCTTAAACCCACCTTATGGCATTCGCATTCACAAAAAATCCGACCCCATCGCATTTTATAAAAGCATCGCGATAAAAATAAATGAACTATCGAAAATATTAAAAAAAGAAAATCATAATTTATCTGGTTTTATTTTATGCCCTAACGAAGAAACTTGGTCTTCTTTTTGCAATCAATTAAAACATTTTGATTTGGAAACTTATCATTTTACGCAAGGTGGCATGGATATACGCGTTTGTCAGTTTTATATTTAATCATTTTTATTTAAATAATTACAATTTCATGACATTTTTAAAGCATAAGATTTTATTAATTATTTTTTTAATTTGCATTTAAATTTGACGAATTTATTTTACACAGATAAAAAAAAGATACTGGGTAGAATCCACTACCCAGTATTCGAAGGAGGTCTGATATGAACCATCAGAATCTCCCTATGAAGAAAGATAACACAACACCGCAGTCGTTTCAACTCTCTTTCTCCTATAAATTAATCATAGGAAAATTAAAGTGTAACACGCTGCAGCTTATTGTCATTATCCTTTTTTTAACTTTTCTTATTATGCTCGCGGTATCTGTTTACCTCGCTCATATTTTGAAAAAGACATAGGGGAGGAATCGGGGTTTCCCGATTCCTTTTTGAATTTTTTAAATGTATATTCTCACCCCAAAATTTATTTTCTCTAATAAATCATTAAAATTAAAATAAATTTTTCTAAAAAGTTGCACTCATTTATAAAAATAAAGTAAAATGCTTTGTTACTCAGTAAGATTCATTCTCATAACCATGGTTATTATTAATTATGACTTTCATTTCAAAAGATTTTTATCTACAGGATGCAATTCATGTTGCCCCACAACTTCTGGGAATAAAAATAAATCGTGAACTGAAAAATGGGAAAGTCATATCAGGAATCATTGTGGAAACGGAAGCCTACATGCCCGACGACCCCGCATGTCATGCAAGCCGAGGAGTCACAAAAAGAAATGCTCCCATGTTCGAAGAAGGGGGAATATGTTACGTTTATTTAATCTATGGAATTTATTATTGCTTAAATGTTGTTACTGGAAAAAAAGGGAGTGGCCAAGCCGTGTTGATTCGAGCTTTAGAATTGCCATCTCATGAAACAAATAGAAGAGCCGCTGCAGGACCGGGAAAACTCTGTCGTCATTTGGCAATTAATAAAGAACAAAATGGATTAGAATTTTCAAAATTAAATCAAATTTGGATTGAAGAAGGAATTCCTATTTTACCTGCTGATATTCAAACTTCTAGTAGAATAGGAATATCAAAAGGAATTGAAATGCAATGGCGATTTTATATTAAAAATAATTCCTTTGTTTCAAAACAATATGATACTAATAATACAAAGGAAATAAAATAAGCGAATAAGGATCTGGAATTTTTTCAAATGTCTCCTCAATTTTCTGCTCAGTTCGTTGACATTGTTTCTTCGATTCTGAGCGTACGATTGAAAAACAATGAAAAATATATTTTTGCTATAAGTGATTATATGGATAGAGAAGAAACATTAAAATACTTCTGAAACTAAATACTGAAGAGTTGTTGTGACTTATTCGATGAATTTAGATAGAATAAAACCATCATAGTCTTTTTATTCTATTTGGAGACTTTTCAGAATAATTTAAAATCGTATTATATTAGGGTGTGTTTATTTAATGATACGTTTAAAGAATATTATTTACTTTGTAGGCAGAAAATCAATTTTTTGGTTTATTATAACCTTTTTTTCTGCTATATTTCTGTCTTTTCTTGAGTTGTTAATAGTTGCATTTTTGCAATTATTTTTAGTGAGCTTAGGGTTAGTTGAAACTAAAATTAAAATTCTAGGATTTGTTATACCTCGTATTGATCTTTCTTACGTTATTTTATTTCTTGTATTAATAGGATTTTTTAGAATAATAGGACAAATATTTTCAAATCATAGTACGAGTTTTTCTCTAGAATATGCTAATTGTAGGTTAAGAAATTTAGCTGTTTATGATTTATTTAATCAACGGACTAGAGACAATGGGGTTTCAGATGTAAACTTTAGGATTACTGAAGTATTTCCAAAAGCCTCGTTATTTATATCAAACATAGTTTATTTTTCTTCCTTGTTTCTTCAGTGCTCAATTGTTATGTTGCTTATGTTTGCAACGGCTTGGAAAGAATCAATTATAGGTTTATTTGGTATTTTTTTTATTGGGATACTTATTCTTAAAATCACTAAAGGTGTTAGGAAGGTTGCTTTACAGGTACCAATAGAACAATATAAATTGAACGCTGGAATAGAGAAAATTTCAAGAAATCTTCTTTTTATAAAAATTATGAGAACCCAAAATTATGAGCAGAAAAAATTAGCAGAAAATGTTATTAATTATGGCCTTTGTTCAATAAGAGCTTCATTTTTAAACATTTTAAGCATAACAATATCTCCATTTCTAGGCATACTGTTACTTGTTATCATTATTTTAATGAGTCAGAAATATTTTCACACTGAGGGTATGATTTTAGTTTCTTTTTTATACTTATTCATTAGATTTATTCAAAATCTATCAATATTATTTGGATACTTTAGCTCTCTAAATCTATATTATCCGCAAATTAAAATCGCTTTTAGGTATTTTAATAGTTTTCATAAAAACGAAATTTATTATATTAATAAATCTTTAGATGCCATTAAATTTATTGGCTCAAATAAAAATTATATATTACCAGATAAATTTCTTGAAATTTCATCGGTTAATAATGTTAGTAATATAAATATTAAAAATTTGAATATAATTTTTGAAAATGTTTCTTATTCTTATGAGTCTTATAAAGCTCCTCTCATTGAGAACTTAAGTTTTGAAATTAAGCAAGGCAGTCATGTGGGTATAATTGGCCCAAGTGGATCTGGAAAAAGTACAATTTTATTTCTTTTACTCGGTATAATTAAACCGAATATTGGAAATGTATTTATATCAGGTTTTTTGCCTGAAGAGTTTTTGGACTCACCTAATGTTAAAGTGGGTTATGTTGGAGCAGAACCTTTTTTAATAAAGGGAACGATAAAAGATAATCTTTTATATGGTATGAAAGAACCTGTTTCTGCAGATCAAATTTGGAGAGCTTTAGAATTTGCAAGTATGAAAGATATAGTAGAAAAAAAGTCTTTGGATTATATGATACCTGAAGATCAATCTGGATTATCTGCAGGACAGAAACAGAGGCTATGTTTAGCACGAGCTATTTTACATAATCCTCAGCTTCTCGTACTTGACGAATGCACATCTAATCTTGATGAAGGAACAGAATATGAGATAACATCATCTCTTGAAAGATTGAAAGGTATATGTACTGCGATTATTGTTTCACATAGGCCAGGAATTTTAAGATCGGTAGATAAAATTGTAGATCTTAAGAGTAGGAATTTTGAAAAATGATTAATTTGCATGAACCCATATTTGATAAAGACGATGAAGACTATGTTCTTGAAGCTCTACGTTCTTCATGGGTTTCAACAGGTGGGCCTTTTGTTGATAAATTTGAAAAAGATTTTGCTGATTTTGTGGGCTCAAAACATGCAGTATCAATATGCAATGGAACTATTGGTTTACAGCTTTCTATTGAGGCACTAAAGCATAGATTTCGGGTTTTGAATAACTTTGATATTATATTGCCTTCATTGACTTTTATTGCCACAGCAAATGCGGTAGTACATGCGGGTGGCTCACCTCATTTTATTGATACTGATGAAAATTCATTGCAGTTTTCCATTGAAAACTTTAAAAAATATATTTTAAATAACTATGAATATAGATTTGAACAAAAATACTGGATAAATAAAGTAACTTTTAATAGATTACTTGCTTTTATTCCTGTTCATATTATGGGCTGGTCTGCAGCAGAAAGTTATTTATTAAAAGGAATTTCGGAAGAGTTTAATTTGACAATATTAGAAGACGCAGCAGAAGCATTAGGGACATATAATCTTGATGAAACTCATATAGGAAATGAAAGTTTAGCAGCTATTTTTAGCTTTAATGGAAATAAAATACTAACTACCGGTGGTGGTGGCATGATTACAACAAATGATTTTGAATTTGCAAAACATTTAAAACATCTATCAACAACGGCAAAAATTGATAATTTTAGATTCGTGCATGACGAAATAGGATATAATTTTAGACTTGTTAACTTATTAGCAGCCCTTGGATGTTCTCAATTAAAAAAATTAAAATCACGTTTAGTACGTAAAAAAGAGATTTTTGACTTATATTCAAATTATTTAAATTCACCATTTTTAAATTTATATAAACAGCAAAATTGTCACTCTAATTATTGGCTAAACTGTGTCATATTTAAGGATTTTAATTTAAGAGAAAAAGCTTTAACAATTCTCATTGAAAATAAAATTCAAGCACGACCTTTGTGGACGCCATGTCATTTGCAACCAGCATATAAAGTCGAAAATAATTTATTATTGAAATATACAGAAGACATTTGGAATAGAACACTGTCTCTTCCTTCAAGTCCCAAAATTTTAAATGAAGATGTAAAATTTATTTCAGATTTAATTCTTTTAAGTATAATTGGTGATAAATGATAAATAAATTTTCTCCTACATACAACCAAGCTATTTTATCAGAACATTCAACTTTGAAAGAGTGTTTATCAATCATATCAAAGTCTGGATTGTTAATTGCTTGCATTTCATCTTATCAGAATGAAAAATTTTTGGGAATTCTTTCTGATAGTGATATTCGCAGGGCGCTTTTAAGTGGAGCCTCCTTAGAGGACTCTTCCAAAAACTGGATTAATAAAAATCCAGTTACTGCACATGAAAGCAGTTCAACTGAAGAGTTGTTTGAACTTTCTCATAGAGTTGGAAAAAGGGAAATCCCTCTTTTGGATGATCAAGGTTTTGTTGCAGATATCTTTATTTTAGGTTTGAATGATATTCGTACATCTGAAGTAAAACAAAAAAATGTTGAAATAAAAAATCAAGTATCAAATTATATGTTCATCTTGGCAGGAGGACTGGGCTCTCGATTACGCTCTATTGTAAATGATAGACCTAAACCATTAGCTATTGTTGGTGGGAAACCGATTATTGAAACCCTTTTGAATCAGGCAACTTCTCAAGGGTTTAAAAATTTTTATGTGTCTACGAATTATCTCGCCGATCAAATTGAAGAATTCTTAGCTTCTGAAAGATTTTCTGGACTAAATATAGAATTTGTAAGAGAAAAACAACCTCTTGGCACTGCGGGCTCAATAGGGTTTATAAAAAGTAAAATTCATGAGTCTTTAATTGTTTGCAATGCGGATATTTTGACAAATGTTCAGTATGCAAAAATAGTTGAAGAGCATGAAAATCACGATGCAGATATTACATGTGCTGTAAGACCATTTCAGTATACAATCCCTTATGGAGTAGTAAATGTATTAGATAAAAAAATATCAAATATTTCTGAAAAACCTAAATTTGATTTTTTAGTTAATGCTGGAATTTATGTATTAAGTCCAAAAGTAATAGAATTAATTGAAAATGAACAATTCTTAAATATGACCGACTTTATTACTAAATGTAATGCAAAAGGAAAAAAAATTATTCCTTATTTGTTACATGAATATTGGATTGATGTTGGATTACCAGAGGAATATTTAAAAGCAAATAATGAATATCATCTTCACTTTGAAAGTTAATTGTATGTCAAAAAGAGAGCTTGGAAAAATATTTGTTACTGGAAGTGATGGTTTTATTGGTAGTCATTTAGTTGAAACTCTTATAGAAAATGGTTTTGAAGTTACAGCTTTATGTCAATATAATTCGTTTGGAAAATATGGTTGGCTTGATGACTTCACTCATAAAAAATGCCCTCATAATTTAAAATTAATTTTGGGAGATATTCGCGATCCTTTTTTTCTTAAAAAAATGATAAAAGATCATGACACCGTTTTTCATCTTGCTGCTTTAATTGCAATTCCTTATTCTTATGTTGCTCCTCAAAGTTATTTTGAAACAAATGTTTTAGGTACTTTAAATGTGATGGAAGCTTGTTTAGATTCTTCAAGAGTGTCTCGATTTATTCATACTTCAACAAGTGAAGTTTATGGAACAGCACAGTTTGTTCCCATTACGGAAAAACACCCTTTACAAGGTCAATCGCCTTATTCTGCAAGTAAAATTGGTGCAGATATGGCTGTAGAGTCCTATTTTAGATCTATGTCCCTTCCAGCTGTAATATTAAGACCTTTTAATACTTATGGTCCTAGACAAAGTATGAGAGCGGTAATTCCAACAATAATATCTCAAATTTTATCTGGAAATTCAGAGATAAAATTAGGAAACCTCACAACTACAAGGGATTTTAATTATGTAATAGATACGGTTAAAGCTTTTATAGCTTTGGCTGAGAGTAGTAATGATGATATTTTAGGGCAGAGTTTTAATACAGGGACTGGGCAAGAAATTTCAATAGAAGATATTTTTAAGCTTATTTCCAAAATGTTAGATAAAAAAATTTCTATTGTTACTGAAGAAGAAAGAAAACGTCCTGAAAAAAGTGAAGTTGAGAGATTATTATCTGACCCAACAAAGTTATTTCAGGCAACCGGTTGGAAAGCAAAATTTAGTCTTGAAGAGGGCATTCTTCAACTCATTCACTGGATGAAAAATCGTAGTGACTATTTGCAAGAAAATACTAGGTATTTTGTATGAATAAATTAATAAAGTAAGAATAATATAAATGCAAAAATTATTAATGAAAAAAAATATTTGTGTAGTTACTGGTTCAAGAGCAGAATATGGATTGCTTTACTGGATTATGAATTATTTTAATCATGATGCAGATATAAATTTACAGATTATCGTAACAGGAATGCACATGTCTCCTGAGTTCGGTGATACATATAAACAAATAGAAGCAGATGGCTATAAAATTTCTTATAAAGTTGAAATGCTTTTATCTAGTGACACAAAATCAGCCATAACAAAATCTATAGGCTTGGGTGTAATTGGATTTGCAGATGCTTTTGAAAATCTAAAACCTGATCTTTTAATTGTTTTAGGAGATCGTTTTGAGATTTTATCGGCAGTTCAATCTGCTGTAATTTATCAAATACCAGTAGTTCATATTCACGGTGGAGAAATTACCGAAGGATCGGTTGATGACTCTTTTCGCCATGCAATAACTAAAATGTCTCATATACATTTTGTTGCAACAGAAGAGTATAGAAAAAGAGTTATTCAAATGGGAGAGAGTCCTAAAACTGTATTTAATTTTGGAGCTCCTGGATTAGATTCTATTCATAAACTGAATTATTTTAATCAGTCTGAACTTGAAGAAAGTTTAGGTATTAAACTTGGTAAAATAAATTTTTTAGTTACTTTTCATCCTGTAAGTATTTTTTCACAAGAACAAAATATAAATTCTGTTAAAGAACTTTTAGATGCCTTAAAAAGGTATCCAGATGCTAAAATAATTTTTACTAAAACAAACTCAGATGCATTTGGAAGAACGATGAATAAACTTTTAGAAGATTTTGTTGAAGAAAATTCTTCTCATTGCGTAATTCATTCATCTTTAGGTCATAAACGCTATTTATGTTTATTAAGATTTGTAAATGTTATGATCGGTAATTCATCAAGTGCGTTTATTGAGGCTCCTGTATTTAATTTGCCTGCCGTGAATATTGGATGTCGTGAACAAGGAAGAATTGAAAGTCCGTCAATAATTAGTTGTCATGATAAAAAAGAGGATATTTTAAAAGCTATAGATAGAGCTTTAAGTGCTGAGTTTAAAAAATCAATTGAGTTTCAACCTTTACCTTATGGAAAGGGAGGTGATAACTCTTTGAAAATATGTAATCATTTAAAATCTATTTTATTTGATCCTGATTTTTCCGCAAGTGATTTTATTAAAAAGAAATTCTTTGACTTAGAAGTTTCTGTCAAACAAGAGAGTATTCATAATGAATAATGATAAGGTTACTATTATAGCTGAAGCTGGTGTAAATCATAATGGTTCTATTGAGCAAGCATTTAAATTGATTGATGTAGCTGCTGAAGCTGGCGCTGATATAGTTAAATTTCAAACATTTTCAGCGGATAATCTAGTAATTAAATCAGCTAAAAAAGCTGAATACCAAATAAAAAATATTGGAAATTCTGAAACTCAGTATGAAATGTTAAAAAAATTAGAACTTACTTATGATCAATTTTATTTATTAAAACAGCATTGTATTAATAAAAATATTGAGTTTTTATCTACACCGTTTGATGAGAGTAGTCTCCATTTTCTTGTTCGAGATTTAAATATTAATTATATAAAAGTTCCTTCTGGTGAAATTACGAATTATCCGTTTTTG is a window encoding:
- a CDS encoding 50S ribosomal protein L11 methyltransferase — translated: MSKQNNNHKLLNLNVAKGLRLRFADDGNTYASISSSSGEFYMAPEVLSLLCLLGNKNLKYTLKEIPGLLKKQFQNISSNLPNEAECSALIEDLIGAGILLLETNQTSKHMQSDGFGDPWAQWTMLADEFRSQAYFKALKKHINNNSIVLDVGSGTGFLSAISLHLGAKKVVAIEETNTANCIKPILNQLKLNTSNKSFILHNMNSFDVTLNDEITTIVSELFGNDPFQEGVLPTLREIGSRLFDKKINYIPQSVAVFFDIIDLLNHPALHRIKAFQQFQNKNFYKEEFLTEFLCAAGKTLDLNEISFSLPLNKNDFIAATKSTEIGSTRLDPPPTFSKDLNKHPFYGKKTIKINHDCQNALALIWFRAELTKDVTISSLISEQDACAHWSPIAIPLKKTLMKNDIIEIHHELNDTENYIHCKIFHNNEKIGSR
- a CDS encoding nucleotidyltransferase family protein, translating into MINKFSPTYNQAILSEHSTLKECLSIISKSGLLIACISSYQNEKFLGILSDSDIRRALLSGASLEDSSKNWINKNPVTAHESSSTEELFELSHRVGKREIPLLDDQGFVADIFILGLNDIRTSEVKQKNVEIKNQVSNYMFILAGGLGSRLRSIVNDRPKPLAIVGGKPIIETLLNQATSQGFKNFYVSTNYLADQIEEFLASERFSGLNIEFVREKQPLGTAGSIGFIKSKIHESLIVCNADILTNVQYAKIVEEHENHDADITCAVRPFQYTIPYGVVNVLDKKISNISEKPKFDFLVNAGIYVLSPKVIELIENEQFLNMTDFITKCNAKGKKIIPYLLHEYWIDVGLPEEYLKANNEYHLHFES
- a CDS encoding DNA-3-methyladenine glycosylase; this translates as MTFISKDFYLQDAIHVAPQLLGIKINRELKNGKVISGIIVETEAYMPDDPACHASRGVTKRNAPMFEEGGICYVYLIYGIYYCLNVVTGKKGSGQAVLIRALELPSHETNRRAAAGPGKLCRHLAINKEQNGLEFSKLNQIWIEEGIPILPADIQTSSRIGISKGIEMQWRFYIKNNSFVSKQYDTNNTKEIK
- a CDS encoding pyridoxal-phosphate dependent enzyme, which produces MQIKNILESIGKTPLVKLNRLFQKPGVEVFAKCEFMNPGGSVKDRIGYQMVIDAQKSGRIKPGDILIEPTSGNTGIGIALAGAVLGYRVIITLPEKMSKEKQVVLAALGAEIIRTPTEAAYDAPESHISVANKLAKELPNAHVLDQYANPSNCAAHYNFTAQEIIDDLGMVPDYLVAGAGTGGTISGIAKKFKELKPSCKIIGCDPVGSILGGGTDVSTYQVEGIGYDFFPKALDCNLIDKWVKTTDEPSFKWARRAIREEGLLCGGSSGSALMGVAEVLKDIPQGSKIVVILPDGIRNYMTKMLDNDWLSKMNFKEAILPNNIFSK
- the neuC gene encoding UDP-N-acetylglucosamine 2-epimerase, which codes for MQKLLMKKNICVVTGSRAEYGLLYWIMNYFNHDADINLQIIVTGMHMSPEFGDTYKQIEADGYKISYKVEMLLSSDTKSAITKSIGLGVIGFADAFENLKPDLLIVLGDRFEILSAVQSAVIYQIPVVHIHGGEITEGSVDDSFRHAITKMSHIHFVATEEYRKRVIQMGESPKTVFNFGAPGLDSIHKLNYFNQSELEESLGIKLGKINFLVTFHPVSIFSQEQNINSVKELLDALKRYPDAKIIFTKTNSDAFGRTMNKLLEDFVEENSSHCVIHSSLGHKRYLCLLRFVNVMIGNSSSAFIEAPVFNLPAVNIGCREQGRIESPSIISCHDKKEDILKAIDRALSAEFKKSIEFQPLPYGKGGDNSLKICNHLKSILFDPDFSASDFIKKKFFDLEVSVKQESIHNE
- a CDS encoding ABC transporter ATP-binding protein: MIRLKNIIYFVGRKSIFWFIITFFSAIFLSFLELLIVAFLQLFLVSLGLVETKIKILGFVIPRIDLSYVILFLVLIGFFRIIGQIFSNHSTSFSLEYANCRLRNLAVYDLFNQRTRDNGVSDVNFRITEVFPKASLFISNIVYFSSLFLQCSIVMLLMFATAWKESIIGLFGIFFIGILILKITKGVRKVALQVPIEQYKLNAGIEKISRNLLFIKIMRTQNYEQKKLAENVINYGLCSIRASFLNILSITISPFLGILLLVIIILMSQKYFHTEGMILVSFLYLFIRFIQNLSILFGYFSSLNLYYPQIKIAFRYFNSFHKNEIYYINKSLDAIKFIGSNKNYILPDKFLEISSVNNVSNINIKNLNIIFENVSYSYESYKAPLIENLSFEIKQGSHVGIIGPSGSGKSTILFLLLGIIKPNIGNVFISGFLPEEFLDSPNVKVGYVGAEPFLIKGTIKDNLLYGMKEPVSADQIWRALEFASMKDIVEKKSLDYMIPEDQSGLSAGQKQRLCLARAILHNPQLLVLDECTSNLDEGTEYEITSSLERLKGICTAIIVSHRPGILRSVDKIVDLKSRNFEK
- a CDS encoding GDP-mannose 4,6-dehydratase is translated as MSKRELGKIFVTGSDGFIGSHLVETLIENGFEVTALCQYNSFGKYGWLDDFTHKKCPHNLKLILGDIRDPFFLKKMIKDHDTVFHLAALIAIPYSYVAPQSYFETNVLGTLNVMEACLDSSRVSRFIHTSTSEVYGTAQFVPITEKHPLQGQSPYSASKIGADMAVESYFRSMSLPAVILRPFNTYGPRQSMRAVIPTIISQILSGNSEIKLGNLTTTRDFNYVIDTVKAFIALAESSNDDILGQSFNTGTGQEISIEDIFKLISKMLDKKISIVTEEERKRPEKSEVERLLSDPTKLFQATGWKAKFSLEEGILQLIHWMKNRSDYLQENTRYFV
- a CDS encoding DegT/DnrJ/EryC1/StrS family aminotransferase translates to MINLHEPIFDKDDEDYVLEALRSSWVSTGGPFVDKFEKDFADFVGSKHAVSICNGTIGLQLSIEALKHRFRVLNNFDIILPSLTFIATANAVVHAGGSPHFIDTDENSLQFSIENFKKYILNNYEYRFEQKYWINKVTFNRLLAFIPVHIMGWSAAESYLLKGISEEFNLTILEDAAEALGTYNLDETHIGNESLAAIFSFNGNKILTTGGGGMITTNDFEFAKHLKHLSTTAKIDNFRFVHDEIGYNFRLVNLLAALGCSQLKKLKSRLVRKKEIFDLYSNYLNSPFLNLYKQQNCHSNYWLNCVIFKDFNLREKALTILIENKIQARPLWTPCHLQPAYKVENNLLLKYTEDIWNRTLSLPSSPKILNEDVKFISDLILLSIIGDK